CCAACACCAACAAACATTTCAACAAAATCTGAACCAGATAATGACAAAAATGATACTTTTGCTTCACCAGCAATCGCTTTTGCAAGTAAAGTTTTTCCTGTTCCAGTAGGACCGATCATTAATATACCTTTTGGTATTTTACCACCTAATTTTTGAAATTTTTTAGGTTCTTTTAAATATTCCACTAATTCACTTACTTCTTCTTTTGCTTCATCACATCCTGCAACATCTGCAAAAGTAATTTGCATTTTACTATCAGAAAAAATATGAGTTTTACTTTTTCCAAAAGAAGTAGATCCTTTACCAACATTATTTTTAACTTGACGTATAAAATATAACCAAATTCCTATCAATAACAAAGTTGGAAACCATGCAATAAATATTGAAAAAAAAATATTTTGTTTTTTTGGAGCTATTCCAGTGATAGTGACATGATGCGATAAAAGAGAGTTAAGTAATGTATTATCATGTATAGGAATATAAGTAGTATATTTATTATTTTCTTTACTTACAAAACTAATATCATTACCATTAATACGAACTTTTCGAATTTTATGTTTATTCAATAAAGATACAAAAGAAGAGTAATCAATATTTCGTACAGTGGTACTATGTAAATTAAAACCAATCAAAATGCATATGAAAACAATAAATACCATAAACCAAAAAAAATAATTTTTAAATATATCACGCAAGATATTAACCTCATTACAATGACACGGATATGAAAAATGAAGATCTATATGCTAACTTTAAAACCTTTAGCTAAAATAAAAATTTCCCGAGAGCGATTACGTGAAGCATTTGGTTTACAAATTTTAACCATATTAAAATACATCCGCAATTTATTAACAAAATTTTTTAATTGTATATTTTGAAAAATTTTTACTAAAAAAAAACCATTTTTTGATAGTACATTCTTAACAATTTTAAAAGCTACTTCGTTGAGAAACAATGATTTCGGTATATCTATAGAAGATATACCAGTAATATTAGGAGAAATATCGGACATGACTACATGAATTTTTTTTTTTTTTATTACATTTAATATGCAATATATTTTTTCATCTTGTAAAATATCATGCTGAAAAAAATAAACTCCTGGGATAGGACGCATATTATTAATATCAAAAGATATTACACACCCCCCCTTTTTATTAACTTTTTTGATTGCATATTGAGACCAACTACCAGGAGAAGAACCTAAATCAATTATATTCATACCATGTTTAAATAAAGAATATTTTTTATCTATTTCATATAATTTAAACCATGCTCGGGAACGTAATCCGTTTTTATAAGCATTTTGAACATATATATCTCGAAAGTGTTCACGCAACCAAATTTTCGAACTCATACTACGATTTTTATTCATAATAAATATTGTATAAAATTTTTTATTTTACAAACTATAATAGTGATGAAATACATACTTTTATATTGTAAAATAGTGATTATGTTATTAACGATTAAACATATTTTATACTTAATATTTGATATTTTATGATACCAGAAGGAGTATTTACAGAAACAACATCTAATTTCTTTTTTCCAATTAAACTTCTTGCAATAGGAGAATTTATAGAAATCAAACCTTTTTTAAAATCTGATTCATCATCTCCCACAATACAAAAAGTAAATTTTTTATTTGTATGAATGTTTAATATACTAACAGTAGCTCCAAAAACTACTGTACCATCACAAATAATATTTTTAATATCAATAACCTGTGCATAATACAATTTCGTTTCAATCTCTTTAATTCTTTTTTCACAAAATGCTTGTTCTTCTCTTGCTGCATGATATTCAGCATTTTCTTTTAAATCACCATGTTTTCTTGCTTCAGAAATCGCAGAAATAATTTTTGGTCTTATAACATTTTTTAATTTTTTTAATTCTAAATTAAGTTTTTTCACGCCTTTAATAGTCATCGGAATTTTCTTCATCATTATATTCCTTACAATCTACCTTAAAAATTTATAATTGATATTATTTTCACAGTACCATGTATCATGCATATTTGAAAATATTGAAATACATAGTGTAAATAAATAAAAAATTATAGAAATATTATTATAATAATTTTCATAATTCATTTATAATATTATGAATACTAATACTAATAAAAAAAATATCAATATGAATATTCAAAAATTAAAACAAAAAATTATACAAAATACTCAAATCAAAAAAGTATTTATTCATGGGGATACGCAACACGTATATATTACTGCTATTGGAGATATTTTTAGTAACATGAGTGATATTCAGAAACAAAAAATAATTTATCAACCATTAACAAAATATATTATGGAAAAAAAAATTCATGCAATTACAATAAATACATTTACTGAATTAGAATGGATAAAAAAAAATAAAAATAATATAAATAATGCCAAATATCAATAAAAATATTTTAGTATCTTCAATCAACTAATATAATTGCATTGAAAAATTTCTATAAATATCTTGATAACAAATACTAAACATAACAAATAATATATTTTTATCATATTCCAAATCAAATTTTTTAAAAAATATCCATAAATATATAATATAAATAACTATTTTCTGTATAAAATATTTTAATATTTATTCTTATTGAGGAGTTATTATGTATGCTATTTTTTCGAATGGAGGTAAACAATATCAAGTACAAAGAGGGCAAACTATTCGATTAGAAAAAATTAATGCCAAAAAAGGAGATAACATCACATTTGATAATATATTAATGTTAATTAAAGAAAAAAATATTCAATTGGGAACACCATCTATAAAAAATAGTAGTATTATTGGAAATATTATACAACATGGAAGAGAAAAAAAAATTAAAATTATAAAATTTCGTAAAAGAAAACATTTTAAAAAACAACAAGGACACCGACAATATTTTACAGATGTTAAAATTACTCAAATTAATTATTAAAATTTTGCATAAAGGTACCTTATGGCACAGAAAAAAGCTGGAGGATCTACCAGAAACGGAAGAGATTCTCATTCAAAAAGATTAGGAATTAAAAAATTTGGCGGAGAAAATGTATTATCAGGAACTATTATCGTTAAACAAAGAGGAACAAAGTTCCATCCTGGAGAAAATACAAAAATAGGAAAAGATCATACAATATTTGCAATAAAAAAAGGAAAAGTATTATTTACAATAAAAGGTATAAAAAATAAAAAATATATTAATATTATTACTTAATAATTATAAATTACAAAAAATATGGTATATCTTTTATAATGACTCCTTTATTTTAAAATAAATAAAGGAGCATGATAATAAAATACTGTAATAAAAAATTTTTCAATATTATTATGAATATTTTTCAATCAAATATGAGAAAAATACTATGAAATTTGTTGATCAAGTAAAAATAAAAGTTACTGCTGGTAATGGTGGAGATGGCTGTATTCATTTTAGAAGAGAAAAATTTGAACCTAAAGGAGGACCAGATGGTGGTAATGGAGGAAATGGAGGAAATATTTGGATAAAAATCGACCACAATCTTAATACACTAGTAGATTATCAATTTAAAAAAAATATTATTGCAAATCATGGTCAAGTTGGTCAAGTAAATAATAAATCTGGGAAAAATGGTTCTGATATAATTATTAAAGTTCCTATAGGAACTAGAATTATAAATTATGAAACCAAAGAAATTATTACAGATTTAAATAACATAAATACACAAATATTAATTGCAAAAGGCGGGAAAAAAGGCATTGGAAACACAAAATTTAAATCTTCAATTAATCGTACACCATATCAAAACACTAAAGGAAAAAAAGGAGAACAACTATATATTCAATTAGAATTAATGTTAATTGCTGATGTAGGAATTATTGGCTTACCCAATTCTGGAAAATCAACACTAATACAAGCAATCTCAAATGCAAAACCCAAAATAGGTTTATATCCTTTTACTACTATCATTCCAACTTTAGGAACAGTAAAACTAAAAAATAATAAAACATTTATAGTAGCAGATATACCAGGTTTAATTCAAGGAGCATCACATGGAATAGGATTAGGAATCAAATTTCTAAAACATATAGAAAGATGTTATATCTTACTACATCTTGTTGATATTTCTCAAAAAATAGAAAATATTTTAAATAATATTCATATCATTCAAATAGAATTAAAAAAATATAGTAAATATTTATATAATAAACCAACATGGTTAATTTTTAATAAAATTGATTATAATAATGAAAATATAATAAAAAAAAAAATTACATATATTATTAATAAAATAAAAATTTGTAAAAATTTTTATTATATTTCAGCCATGAAAAATATTGGAACTGAAAAACTTTGTTATCAAATAGTAAATTTTTTAGAAAAAAAGAAATCATTTTTATTTTAAATAATAACTTGTTATAAAACGGAAAGTATAAAAATTTTATATGTCAAATACATATAAAATCCGGAGATTGCGATGTTCCGGATTCAAATATATAATATTTGAGTAATTATCTTTTAGAAAATTGTGGTCTCTTTCTTGCTTTTCGTAATCCTATTTTTTTTCTTTCAACTTGTCTTGCATCACGAGTTATAAATCCTAATTTTCTTAATTCAGTTCTAAAAGATATATCATATTTTATTAATGCACGAGAAATCCCTTGAAGAATAGCTCCTTTTTGTCCAGAAATTCCTCCTCCTTTAACTGTAATATAAAAATTCAACTTATTATACATATCAGTTACATATAGTGGATGTAAAATCACCATACGTGTAGTTTCAATAGGAAAGTATTTTAATAATGTTTTTTGATTAATAATAATATTACCAACTCCTCTTTTTAAAAAAACACGAGCAGAAGAACTTTTACGACGCCCTGTAGCATAATTATCATAATTCATCATATAACATCCAATATTAAATATTTAAAAATTGTGGTTTTTGTGCTTCATGATCATGAATATTAAAAGCATAAACTTTTAATTTACGAAACATAGATTGACCTAATGGACCTTTAGGTAACATGCCTTTCACAGCAATTCTAATAATTTTTTCAGGATATTTTAATAACATATCTTGAAAAGAAATTTTTTTAATTCCGCCTATATATCCTGTATGCCGATAATAAAACTTATTTATTTTTTTTTTTCCAGTAACAATAACTTTAGCAGCATTAATAATAATAATATAATCTCCAACATCTAAATGAGGAGAATATTCTACTTTATGTTTTCCTCTTAAATAATAAGATACTTTAGTAGATAATCTTCCTAATACTTTATTGCTTGCATCAACACAATACCATTTTTTTTTTATATCATTGGAATGAACTAAAAGTGTTTTCATAAAAACTCCATAATATCTTCTAAAAACATAATAAATCTATTATTTACTGTAAAATATTTTATTATTTTCAATATAATATATAATAATTATATTATAAAAAATATTATTCTTTATAATATATTTAATCACATTTCCCAATATATTCATTATCATAATAAAAGGGTATTACAAATGCACTCTAATAATATATTATTAAACTTACGTAATAAAATTAATAAGATTGATGAATCAATATTACATTTATTATCTAAAAGAAAAGAAATTGTTATTCAAATTGCAAAAATCAAAATTCTGCATAATCTTCCTATAAAAGATAAAAATAGAGAACGAGAACTTCTCAATACCTTAATTACATTTGGAAAAACATATAATATTTCTAAAAATTATATTTGTAATATATTTAAAATGATTATTCAAGATTCTATCTTAACACAAACAAATATAAAAGATAAATTAAATAAAAAAAAATATGATATTTAAAAAAACAATTTCTTTTTTAGGTCCTATAGGATCATATTCGTATCTTGCAACTATGAAATATATCGAAAAATTTAATAAAAAATATTATCTAAAAGAACATAAAAATTTTCAAAAAATATTTGACGATTTAAAAAATTATAAATCTCATTATGCAATAATTCCTATTCAAAATAATAGTTCTGGATTTATAAATGAAACATATCATTTATTATGTAATAGTAAATTGTGTATATCTGGGGAATTCCATCTTCTGATTCAACATTGTTTAATAGCAAATAACAATACTAGTATAGAATCTATACAAAAAATTTATAGTCATTCTCAACCATTTGCTCAATGTAGCCAATTTCTTCAAAATTTTACAAGATGGAAACTAAAATACACAAACAGTACTTCGGAAGCTATGCAAATAATATCTAAAATCAATAATAATCATGTTGCTGCTATTGGAAATCCAATCAGTGCTAAAATTTACAATTTAAAGATAATATTGTCAAATATATCAAACAAAATCAACAACTATACAAAATTTTTAATTTTATCAAATGAAAAAAAAAATATTATTGATAATCGAAATGTAAAAACAGTATTAATTCTTTTAAAAAAAACCATTGTATTCTCTGAAATCGTATCTATATTTCAAAAATATAATTTAAAAATCAAGGAAATTAAAAAAAATTATCAAAATACATTTCAAAAAACTATATACATAGAAATTGAAAACCACATACAATCTGAAAATATTCAAAATGTAATTAATATTTTGCATAAAAAAAATATACTAATAAAGTTTTTAAGTTGCTATAAAAAATTAATAGTATAAAAATTTTAAATATTTATATTATCAACCTTACAATTTATAAACAATCATCTTTTGAGAATCAGAAATGTTTAATAATCTTTCAAAAAAATTTATAAAAATTATTCAAAATATTTCAGGATATGGAAGAATTACAAAACAAGATATTCAAAATACCTTAAGAGAAATTAGAAAAACATTATTAGAAGCAGATGTATCATTATTAATTATCAAAATACTAATAAAAAAAATAAAAACTAAAATTATTGGTAAAAATATTAATAGTAGTTTAACACCAGGTCAAGAAGTAATTAAAATTCTCAAAGAGGAATTATTATCTATTATAGAACGTAAAGACAATAATATAAATCTATCTGTAGCATCTCCTGCTGTAATTTTAATGATGGGATTACAAGGATCAGGAAAAACAACTAGTGTAATTAAATTAGGAAAATTTATATATAATAATTATAAAAAAAAAGTATTAGTTGCTTCTACTGATATTTATCGTCCTGCTGCAATTAAACAGTTAAAAATTTTATCTCAAAATAATAAAATTGATTTTTTTAAATCCAAAAATATAAATAATACCGTTCTCATTAGTCAAGAGTGTATAAAGTATGCAAAAAAAAAGTTATATGATGTTCTTATACTAGATACTGCAGGAAGATTACATACTAACGAACATATGATGCAGGAACTTTATAATATCAAAAATACTATTCAACCAATCGAAACATTTTTTGTGATCGATACTATGATGGGACAAGAATCCATAAACATAGCTGATCATTTTAACCAATCCATCAATGTTACAGGACTCATATTAACTAAACTTGATAGTGATACTCGTGGAGGATCTGCGCTATCTGCAAGTTATATTACAAAAAAACCAATCAAATTTATTGGTACAGGAGAACAAATAAAATCATTTGAAATATTTAATGCAGAAAAAATAGTATCTAAAATTTTAGGCATGCATAATACACTTTCTATAATAGAAAATATAGAAAAAAAAATTGGTAAAAAAAATATTCAAAAAATAAAAGAAAAAATAAAACAAAATAATAAATTTAACTTGTATGATTTTAAATTACAAATGCAACAAATGGAAAAATTAGGGGGTATTAAAAATGTATTATCAAAATTTCCCATAGGAAATAGTTGTTTTAAAAATTTTCAGAACCAAAATAATAAAAAATTTTTTTCAAAAATAGAAGCAATCATAAATTCTATGACACCATTCGAAAGAACACATCCAGAAAGTATTAAAGGATCACGAAAAAAAAGAATTGCATGTGGATCTGGAACTAATATACAGGATATTAATAAATTATTAAAACAATTTCATGAATTAAAAAACATGATGAAAAAAATACAAAAAAATGGTATCCAAAAAACTATTCAATATTTTAAAAATATGATTCCTAATATATTTTAAATATATATAATATATTATCTTAATATTAAAAATCATACATAATATATTTTATATTCAAATATATAATAAAAATTTAAAAATTTAAGAGGAAATTATGGTAAAAATTAGATTATCATTAAAAGGAGCAAAAAAAAAACCATTTTATAAAATTGTTGCCGCAGATAGTAGATCTCCAAGAGATGGTAAATTTATTGAACAATTAGGGTTTTTTGATCCCAGAAATATAGATCCAAAAAAAAAAATATATATCAATATAAATCGTATTAAATATTGGATAAAAAATGGAGCTGTATTATCAAATCGAATTAATAATATTATTAAAAATATTAATAAATTTTATAAATAAAAGATAATTTATAAACATGAAAAATTTATTCATTGTTGGTAGTATAGGATCTGCACATGGTATATTAGGATGGAACTATATTAATTCTTATACTGAAATTAAAAATAATATTCTAAACTATCAACCATGGTTTATAACAATCGAAAACATTTTACAAAATATTTATATAGAAAAAAAAAAAATATATAACAATAGAATATATGTAAAATTTAAACATATTAACAATCGAAATCAATCAATACAATTAACAAATAAAATTATTCAAATCAAAAAAAAACAATTACCTATATTAAAAAACTGTGAATATTATTGGAAAGATATTCTTTATTGTTCTGTTTTTAACATACAGAAAATATTTATTGGAGTCGTAATTCAAATTCTAAGATCAAAGAAAAATGACATACTGGTTATTGAACATCATAATACATTGCATAAAAAAAAAATATTAATTCCATTTATCGAGAAAATTTTTATTAAAAAAATTGATCTTTTCAATAAAAATATTTACATCAATGAAGATATTTTATAATATAAAAATGATTTAATAAATATTTATGTATAAAAATATTATTCATTATCAAAATATATTATTATAATATCACTAACAACATACAGTATGTATTATAATAATTGATACTTATCAAAAAATTCATCAAATAATATTATAACCAAAAATATTATATTAAATTTTTATAATACGGTTATTTTAATTTTTTCATTAATATAATTCAAATTTAAGTAGTACTTATATGAAATGTACAATTATTCAAAAAATAGAAAATAAACAAATGAATTTTAATATACCAAAATTCAGGTCTGGAGATACTATAGAAGTTAAAGTATGGGTGGTAGAATCTTCTAAAAAAAGATTGCAATCCTTTGAAGGTGTAGTCATTGCCATTAAAAATAGAAAACTGCAATCATCGTTTACTGTACGAAAAATTTCTAATGGAGAGGGTATTGAACGTGTGTTTCAAACACATTCAAAAATTATCGAAAATATCTCAATTAAAAAAAAAGGTGCAGTCAGAAAAGCAAAATTATATTATTTAAGAAATAAAATAGGAAAATCTGCTAGAATTAAAGAAAGAATATAAATAATACTTTATAGATACTAAAGCAAATATTTTAATCAAATGCAGTCATATTTCTCTGACTGCAAAATTTTACTATGTAATTAATTATATGGTACCTCCAATCGTTAACGCATTAATTTTAATCGTTGGCTGACCTACTCCAACAGGAATGCTTTGATTATCTTTCATACACACACCAATACCTTCATCCATTTTAAAATCATTTCCAATCATAGAAATTTTTTTCATAACTTCAATTCCAGATCCTATTAATGTTGTTCCCTTAATAGGATACATAATCTTTCCATTTTTTAATAAAAATGCTTTTGAAGTTGAAAAAACAAATTTTCCAGAAGTAATATCAACCTGACCTCCTGAAAAATTTAATGCTAATATCCCGTATTCTATAGAATTAACAATCTCGTCAAATGAGTATTTTCCTGGTAATAAATATGTATTAGTCATTCTTGGTTTTGGTAAATGTGCATATGATTCTCGTCTTCCATTTCCAGTAGTTGGCATATGCATTAATTTAGATGTTAATCTATCTTGCATATATTTTTTTAAAATACCATTTTTTATTAAAATATTATATTGACTTAATATACCTTCATCATCTATAGAAATCGATCCCCTTCTATTTAACATAGTTCCATCATCAACAATAGTACATAATGAAGAAGCAACTTTTTTATTTAACTTGTTGTAAAATACTGAACTTTTTCGAAAATTAAAATCTCCTTCTAATCCATGTCCAACCGCTTCATGAATTAATACACCTGGCCAACCAGAACCTAAAACAACAGGAAAAGTTCCAGATGGTGCTTCTTTTGCAAATAGATTAAGTACTGCATTTTCAACAGCTTCTCGAGTCCAAAATTCTATATTTTTTACTCCATGATCATTTTTTTTATATAAAAATTCATAACCTATTCTACCACCTCCACCGCTATATCCTCTTTCCAAATTATTATGATCCTCTACTAATACTGAAATTGATAAATGAATTAATGGTCGAACATCCGCTGCTAATGTTCCATCTGTAGATGCTATTAATATTTTTTCATCTGTTCCAGTTAAAACAGCATTCACTTCTATAACACGAGAATCAAGTTTTCTAGCAAAACAATCAATATAATTCAAGATATCAATTTTTTTTTTTATCATTTCATTGTTGATAAGATCTATCATAGGATATATTGGTTTTAAACATACCGAAGATAATATATTGTTTTTTTTATATTGTATATCTTTTGAAAAACTACATGCAAGTTTAGCATTTTTCTTTAATTCATACAAAGAAATGCAATTAGAATATGAAAATCCTGTAGTTTCTTCAGAAAATACTCTTATTCCAAATCCTTGATCAAAATTGTATTTACCTTCTTTAATAATTTTATTTTCTAAAATAAAAGATTCGGAAACTTTTG
The sequence above is drawn from the Buchnera aphidicola (Myzocallis carpini) genome and encodes:
- the rplU gene encoding 50S ribosomal protein L21, with translation MYAIFSNGGKQYQVQRGQTIRLEKINAKKGDNITFDNILMLIKEKNIQLGTPSIKNSSIIGNIIQHGREKKIKIIKFRKRKHFKKQQGHRQYFTDVKITQINY
- the rplS gene encoding 50S ribosomal protein L19; its protein translation is MKCTIIQKIENKQMNFNIPKFRSGDTIEVKVWVVESSKKRLQSFEGVVIAIKNRKLQSSFTVRKISNGEGIERVFQTHSKIIENISIKKKGAVRKAKLYYLRNKIGKSARIKERI
- a CDS encoding prephenate dehydratase → MIFKKTISFLGPIGSYSYLATMKYIEKFNKKYYLKEHKNFQKIFDDLKNYKSHYAIIPIQNNSSGFINETYHLLCNSKLCISGEFHLLIQHCLIANNNTSIESIQKIYSHSQPFAQCSQFLQNFTRWKLKYTNSTSEAMQIISKINNNHVAAIGNPISAKIYNLKIILSNISNKINNYTKFLILSNEKKNIIDNRNVKTVLILLKKTIVFSEIVSIFQKYNLKIKEIKKNYQNTFQKTIYIEIENHIQSENIQNVINILHKKNILIKFLSCYKKLIV
- a CDS encoding RlmE family RNA methyltransferase, which gives rise to MNKNRSMSSKIWLREHFRDIYVQNAYKNGLRSRAWFKLYEIDKKYSLFKHGMNIIDLGSSPGSWSQYAIKKVNKKGGCVISFDINNMRPIPGVYFFQHDILQDEKIYCILNVIKKKKIHVVMSDISPNITGISSIDIPKSLFLNEVAFKIVKNVLSKNGFFLVKIFQNIQLKNFVNKLRMYFNMVKICKPNASRNRSREIFILAKGFKVSI
- the cgtA gene encoding Obg family GTPase CgtA, with product MKFVDQVKIKVTAGNGGDGCIHFRREKFEPKGGPDGGNGGNGGNIWIKIDHNLNTLVDYQFKKNIIANHGQVGQVNNKSGKNGSDIIIKVPIGTRIINYETKEIITDLNNINTQILIAKGGKKGIGNTKFKSSINRTPYQNTKGKKGEQLYIQLELMLIADVGIIGLPNSGKSTLIQAISNAKPKIGLYPFTTIIPTLGTVKLKNNKTFIVADIPGLIQGASHGIGLGIKFLKHIERCYILLHLVDISQKIENILNNIHIIQIELKKYSKYLYNKPTWLIFNKIDYNNENIIKKKITYIINKIKICKNFYYISAMKNIGTEKLCYQIVNFLEKKKSFLF
- the tldD gene encoding metalloprotease TldD, which gives rise to MLYELVSNQLLLQNGIQEKDINSILYDCISHKIDYADIYLQSKVSESFILENKIIKEGKYNFDQGFGIRVFSEETTGFSYSNCISLYELKKNAKLACSFSKDIQYKKNNILSSVCLKPIYPMIDLINNEMIKKKIDILNYIDCFARKLDSRVIEVNAVLTGTDEKILIASTDGTLAADVRPLIHLSISVLVEDHNNLERGYSGGGGRIGYEFLYKKNDHGVKNIEFWTREAVENAVLNLFAKEAPSGTFPVVLGSGWPGVLIHEAVGHGLEGDFNFRKSSVFYNKLNKKVASSLCTIVDDGTMLNRRGSISIDDEGILSQYNILIKNGILKKYMQDRLTSKLMHMPTTGNGRRESYAHLPKPRMTNTYLLPGKYSFDEIVNSIEYGILALNFSGGQVDITSGKFVFSTSKAFLLKNGKIMYPIKGTTLIGSGIEVMKKISMIGNDFKMDEGIGVCMKDNQSIPVGVGQPTIKINALTIGGTI
- the rpmA gene encoding 50S ribosomal protein L27 translates to MAQKKAGGSTRNGRDSHSKRLGIKKFGGENVLSGTIIVKQRGTKFHPGENTKIGKDHTIFAIKKGKVLFTIKGIKNKKYINIIT
- the rpsI gene encoding 30S ribosomal protein S9 — translated: MMNYDNYATGRRKSSSARVFLKRGVGNIIINQKTLLKYFPIETTRMVILHPLYVTDMYNKLNFYITVKGGGISGQKGAILQGISRALIKYDISFRTELRKLGFITRDARQVERKKIGLRKARKRPQFSKR
- the rplM gene encoding 50S ribosomal protein L13; translated protein: MKTLLVHSNDIKKKWYCVDASNKVLGRLSTKVSYYLRGKHKVEYSPHLDVGDYIIIINAAKVIVTGKKKINKFYYRHTGYIGGIKKISFQDMLLKYPEKIIRIAVKGMLPKGPLGQSMFRKLKVYAFNIHDHEAQKPQFLNI
- the greA gene encoding transcription elongation factor GreA, which gives rise to MMKKIPMTIKGVKKLNLELKKLKNVIRPKIISAISEARKHGDLKENAEYHAAREEQAFCEKRIKEIETKLYYAQVIDIKNIICDGTVVFGATVSILNIHTNKKFTFCIVGDDESDFKKGLISINSPIARSLIGKKKLDVVSVNTPSGIIKYQILSIKYV
- a CDS encoding chorismate mutase gives rise to the protein MHSNNILLNLRNKINKIDESILHLLSKRKEIVIQIAKIKILHNLPIKDKNRERELLNTLITFGKTYNISKNYICNIFKMIIQDSILTQTNIKDKLNKKKYDI
- the ffh gene encoding signal recognition particle protein; translation: MFNNLSKKFIKIIQNISGYGRITKQDIQNTLREIRKTLLEADVSLLIIKILIKKIKTKIIGKNINSSLTPGQEVIKILKEELLSIIERKDNNINLSVASPAVILMMGLQGSGKTTSVIKLGKFIYNNYKKKVLVASTDIYRPAAIKQLKILSQNNKIDFFKSKNINNTVLISQECIKYAKKKLYDVLILDTAGRLHTNEHMMQELYNIKNTIQPIETFFVIDTMMGQESINIADHFNQSINVTGLILTKLDSDTRGGSALSASYITKKPIKFIGTGEQIKSFEIFNAEKIVSKILGMHNTLSIIENIEKKIGKKNIQKIKEKIKQNNKFNLYDFKLQMQQMEKLGGIKNVLSKFPIGNSCFKNFQNQNNKKFFSKIEAIINSMTPFERTHPESIKGSRKKRIACGSGTNIQDINKLLKQFHELKNMMKKIQKNGIQKTIQYFKNMIPNIF
- the rpsP gene encoding 30S ribosomal protein S16 translates to MVKIRLSLKGAKKKPFYKIVAADSRSPRDGKFIEQLGFFDPRNIDPKKKIYININRIKYWIKNGAVLSNRINNIIKNINKFYK
- the rimM gene encoding ribosome maturation factor RimM (Essential for efficient processing of 16S rRNA), producing the protein MKNLFIVGSIGSAHGILGWNYINSYTEIKNNILNYQPWFITIENILQNIYIEKKKIYNNRIYVKFKHINNRNQSIQLTNKIIQIKKKQLPILKNCEYYWKDILYCSVFNIQKIFIGVVIQILRSKKNDILVIEHHNTLHKKKILIPFIEKIFIKKIDLFNKNIYINEDIL
- a CDS encoding BolA/IbaG family iron-sulfur metabolism protein; protein product: MNTNTNKKNINMNIQKLKQKIIQNTQIKKVFIHGDTQHVYITAIGDIFSNMSDIQKQKIIYQPLTKYIMEKKIHAITINTFTELEWIKKNKNNINNAKYQ